The Gemmatimonadota bacterium genome contains the following window.
ACGCCGACGACGCGGCCCAGGAAGGGTTTCTCTCCGCCTGGCAGGCAATCGCCCGGTACGACCCCCGTCGGGCCTTCCGGCCCTGGCTGATGCAGATCGTGGTGAATGCCGCCCGGGACCTCCGGCGGCGTCGCCGGGTTCGCACGACGGAAATGCTGGACCACGTGTCGGCCGCCTCGCGCGACGACCCGGCGAGAGAAGTGGGAGCGATGGATCTGGGCGAACGGCTGAACGCCGCGCTGGCCACCCTCCCCGAGCGGCAACGACTGGCAGTAGTGTTGTTCGATGCAGAAGGGTATCCGCAGGCCGAAATTGCGGCGATGTTGGGGATTCCTGAAGGGACAGTGAAGTCGGATGTGTTCCATGGACGTCGAGCGCTCCGCAAGGTGCTCGGCTCGGTGAAGGAGGAGTGGGATGAGTGACATCAGTCCGTTTTCGGCGACGCGCGACGACGAGCTTGGCTCGGCGGTGCGTGCTGCGTTGGAACCGATGCATCACGAGGCGTTCGTCGCCCGCGTCCGGGCACGGATCGGCCAATCGGGACGCGCCTGGGAAGACGAGCTTGCCGGCTGGTTCTGGCAGGGCCTCGTCGCCGCGTCCCTGGCGACGGTCCTGGCCGGCTGGGGCTGGAGCCGCCCTGCAACCAATACCACGGTCGAAGCATCGGTTGCCAGTGAGCTCCTGGACGGCAAGCAGCCTGGCGCCGACATCCTGTTGGTTGCGATGACGTCGGGGGATCGTTGACCACCTCGCGCACCCGCGCGCTCACGCTGTTGATCACGGCCCTGGTGGTCGGGATCATCGTGGGCGGCACGGCCCTCACCATTGCGGTGCGCGAGGGGAAGGCCGACTTCGTCTTCCGTGGCCTGCGTGGCCCGGGCGGGCGTGGGTTCGGTGGTCGCGACGGTGGCGGGAAGCACACGGATTGGCTGACCCGGGAGCTCAATATCACGGTTGACGCGACGGTGGCGGACAGCATCAACGCGATCTATTGCCGACGCGTCGTCGGCATCGATTCGGTGCTCGCTTCGTACCAGGAACGGAATCGCCCGATGATGGATTCCCTCTACGAGGGCATCCGTCCGGAGATCGAAGCCCGTCGCGATCAGTCACGCTCCGGCATCCGGGCACTCCTGACGCCCGACCAACGTGTGAGGTACGACTCGATGATTGCTGTCGACGATTCCAGCCGCCGCGCCATGCGCAATTCCGGTCCACGACCGTTCCGACCGTCTGGACCCTGTTACCCAGGCACCACCGACGGACCGACCGGACGAGGAGGAGCACCCCGTGGCTCGCGCTGAACATCTCTTCCGCGCCGCAACTGCGGCGCTTTTGTTGACGGCTTCGGCCACCGCGCCGCTCGTGGCGCAGCAGGCCCCCGCGGCGATCACGCTCGCCGAGGCGCTTCGTCGGACGGAAGAGGTGACGCCGGGCGTCGTCTCCGGCCGCGGCTCGGTGCGCAGCGCCGAACTGGCCGTGCGTCAGGCCAAGTGGGCGTTCATTCCGCAGCTGACCTTGGTTCCGCAGGCCAACCTGCTGATGAACTCGGGGCAGCAGCGCGTCGACCCGATCACCGGTGCGGTCGTCAGCGGCAACACGACCAACCCCAGCTACGGCATGAACGTCTCGGCGTCGCTGCCGCTGTTCGACGGCTTTGCGCGCAACCACACGCTGCGCGCCGCGCGCGCCCGTGAGGATGCCGCCGATGCCAACTACACCACGTCGCGCTTCTCGGCGGCGCTGGCGGTGACCAACGCCTTCTTCGATGCCCTCGCCAACAAGGAGCTGCTGCAGGTGAGCGCGGCGGCCGTGGCACGGGCCGAAGAACAGCTGAAGGTGGCGACGGCCCGGCTTCGGTCTGGCTCTGGCCAGCGCACCGACTCGCTCACCGCCCTGGTGACGCTCGGCCAGGCCCGCCAGAACCGGTTGACGGCGCAGGCCAATCTTGCCAACGCCGAGGCCACCCTCGGCCGCCTGGTCGGCAGCGAGTCGCGGGTCGCGGCCATCGCCGATTCGGCCTTCTACCGCACACCCTCGTCCCTCGATACGACCGCGCTCCGCGGCGAGGCGATGCAGCAGGCGCCGGCGCTGGTTGCGTCAGGTGCCAACCTGCGCGCTTCCAAGGCGCAGCTCTCGCAGCAGAAGTCCGCCTACTGGCCGACGCTCAACATCTCGGCCGGCAGCAACTTCAACGCGAGCAAGACCAACGACTACACCCTCGAAGCCCGTCGCCAGCTGCAGATCGCCTT
Protein-coding sequences here:
- a CDS encoding sigma-70 family RNA polymerase sigma factor; translation: MTGVDEAALAARAAKGDAEAFGALVDRHAPMARRVAYTILEDREDADDAAQEGFLSAWQAIARYDPRRAFRPWLMQIVVNAARDLRRRRRVRTTEMLDHVSAASRDDPAREVGAMDLGERLNAALATLPERQRLAVVLFDAEGYPQAEIAAMLGIPEGTVKSDVFHGRRALRKVLGSVKEEWDE
- a CDS encoding TolC family protein, coding for MARAEHLFRAATAALLLTASATAPLVAQQAPAAITLAEALRRTEEVTPGVVSGRGSVRSAELAVRQAKWAFIPQLTLVPQANLLMNSGQQRVDPITGAVVSGNTTNPSYGMNVSASLPLFDGFARNHTLRAARAREDAADANYTTSRFSAALAVTNAFFDALANKELLQVSAAAVARAEEQLKVATARLRSGSGQRTDSLTALVTLGQARQNRLTAQANLANAEATLGRLVGSESRVAAIADSAFYRTPSSLDTTALRGEAMQQAPALVASGANLRASKAQLSQQKSAYWPTLNISAGSNFNASKTNDYTLEARRQLQIAFTIQPWTNYTRETQIENQSIAVDNAEATLADQRRQISAQLTQNFASLANAQEAIEVAKASVQASEENVRVAEQRYRLGVMTIVEMMQIQEQLTQAQVNEVQARFTYLRTKAQIESIVGRRLP